ataatattacattttctattttaaaattagcaggcaaaaatatacagttcaCCTCTGGAAAGCCAACCCACTGACAGTGCAACTGTCCCCAGGCCAGCAAGCATGAGGGAGGGAAGTACTGTCCCTCCGTGGGATGGTTCACTGCTAGAGGATGAGTTCTTCCAAGGTAAGTCTCTGCAttgaatttcctttagaattcccAGTACTAAAGGAAAGCAAATAATGATTACAGTTTATACTAAAATGCTCAAGCccttgtactttatttttgaagtCCTCTTGTTATCCTCACCTGAAGAGGATGGGGTTACATGCTattaaaagaaatactttaaaaatcttatatttaaatataatgtaaGTAAATATTCTTGGATCAAGGCCTGATAAATCTATGGAATGGTAATAATGTTAATATATAAACTcaagtaaaaagataaaagggTATATCTTTAgacatatatttataaagtttaCTATCCTTAATAGACTTTTATTGTTCCTGATTAGGGCCTAAATGCACAGTGATGAAATCTAATTGTTGTTAAACTATTAACCTTGTACAATAGATAACAATAAAGACTAAAACAGATTCCAAAAGTACTATATACCCATGGATCTTATTATGTAAGCTTCACTCACCTTGATATAgtttttttgtattaaaataaacCTGGCCATATGAAACATGAAATCTGAAATCATTCACCGGCTTCACCTTGAGGAACTAAATTCAGTTTGCAAAGGCAATGACATCACCTCAGCCCTATAGTTAGGACAAGTGGTGTGGTCACTGAGAGACCTCCAGCTGGATGTTCTGTCTGGGCACTCCTTTCAGTAAAATGGTTCCTGGCAGAGAACTTGCTTCAGAGAAAAGAGACCCAGAGGAAAATTTCTGTTCCAAAACAAAGGTTTTGCTTAGTAGAGGAGagctatttttcatgaagtgaagaaataaaatgaccactctgaaaataaaaagaacagcaGACTTTTTCACCTTCAGAGTTGTGACGCAAATAGCAGTATTGGGATTCAAGTGTTAAGAGTGGTTATCTCTAGGAAGAAGGACTCCAGGTGATTTTACCTCTTTTGTTATACTTTCCTGTATTTTCTATTATAACAACATATTTTTGTAGTCAGCAAAAGactttaatgaagaaaaaatactatgaacaagttgaaagagaaaacagaaatcaaagagatttcattataatttttttaaagacagatttatgaagatttttttttcttttgccctgCCTTATATTTTGGCATTGCTTATTTTATCTGTGGATATAGTGAGTAAGTTATTTAGGGACAGgggaaaactaattttttttcattaaagcaTTAACAGAATGATTCCCTAAAGAACTCCTTAGTTACAGATATTTAATGCTCAGGACTAGTTCTTTTGCTGGCTATGCAAACTTAATAGTaccaattaacaaataaaataggGTAGAGAAAATCCAGAGTGGATATCAAAAACTTATTCAATACCTGTCCTAAAATAAGTGGCATATTATAAGTACATCTCACTTACATTCACTCAGATACTGATACACCTCATTTTCTCTGTCATTaagagttaaaattaaaatttttaatgacaaCAAAGAGtgaaacattttatgtaaatCAGAAGGAAAGATTCTGTAAATGAAAAACTTcaacaatttaaataatttccatAGCTTATCTCTCacgtcagattttattttttaatgaacatttcttCAAAATACACATCTACTCATTTATTGTAACATGAATatgatgaaatatatattataagaTAGGTcttgctgctactactgctaagtcacttcagtcgtctccaactctgtgcgaccccacagagggcagcccaacaggctcctccatccctgggattctccaggcaagaacactggagtgggttgccatttccttctccaatgcatgaaagtgaaaagtgaaagtgaagtcgctcagtcatgtccaactctgtgcgaccccatgaactgccgcctaccaggctcctctgtccatgggattttccaggcaagagtactggagtggggtgccattggtctTAGGGCatcttaaaactttaaaagattttGATTCTGTTTAAATTCTAACAGGTTTTTATTGAGGAAAAGATGTCAAATATGATTCAATAAACAATTCAAGGAAGAACCAACCAAGTGAAAATACCCTGTGACTTATCTGAGATCACAGAGACAGTGGTCCTAGTGAACATGAGCCCTGGGTCTTGGGTTGGCCTAGGTCCTCGGAATTATAGGGAGGTCACTGGGGCCTGACTTGCATACCACTCTCTGACCTTGCTACTGAGAGAAAAGTAAACATTGTTTGACAACAGCAACTTCACATCCTTGTAACATAATGAGCTCATAGTGAAATCATCTTtagttcattaaaagaaaaaatgaaaagtgaacttTTGTGGCACAGTGGTTGCGTGTATGGACTCAGGAGACAGGCTGCCTGGATCCACTTCCTAGCTGTATAAGCTGGGCAACTTACTTAATTTCTTcattcctcagtttccccatctataaaatgagaatagtaaCTACTAAACTTACAAGATTATGTGAGGATTTAATGAGTTAATCTATTTAGAACTGTACCTGATAGACACATATGAATGTCTACTGGGTCATATTTTTTTCAGAGGAAGCAAGCTACCATTAGTATATCATTTGATGGTATTTCATAGaactttaatttttacatattgcTCAAATTCATCCAAATAAGTATGTTTATAAATTGGGTGCCAAACTTTTGGCAGTAATGTACAGCTAAATACAACTCACATATTATTTATAGACTTCCATTTCTTTTACAATCCCCTGAGGTAAACACAGTTGGAAACATAGCTACCTAGTGACACAAAAGATGCAGTAAAAGAAATCATGATTACAATCCTTGTTAAGTGAAAAACTATGTAGCTTTATGTTTTGAAGGCATTATGGAAGGTTAACTttgaaaaagtatgaaaaagaaacTTCCATTGCAGCCATGTAAGAGTCAAACTATCTTAAAGACATAACCAGTTAATGTCATAATGTTTATGATGATATGATCTAAAAATTATAAGTCATTATGCTTCTTCAAGAAGGACCTTCAACAATTCAAAATATTATTAGACTATAAAatcttttaccaaaaaaaatgacatatattCTCCTTTTAGTTTTAGATGATTTGGATAGCAAACTGGCTCAGGAACAATCTCCAAGCTCAGTGAATACCAGAGCACCTCTCAACATTGGATCAAGAACACAGTTCAGTCGTTTTTACTCCAGTGGGAGCAAATACAATAATATCACAGGAAGGCATAAAAATTGCTATAATGAAACTTCTAATATGTCTATCTATGATGTCTTAAGACCAGGAACCCCTAGGGAAGGTTTTAAAACCTTTTCTCCTAGAACAAGGACAATCTACAATATGTATAGGACAAGGGAACCCAGAGTCTTAAAAGAAGATTATGTGCAAAAGAATACTTTTGGTAGTACTTCTCTGTGTTTTGACAGCAGGCAACGATTAGCCTCATCAGCTACAGGGTATTTCAAAGCAAGAAGCTTATGTTTTCCAGCCACAACTCAGAATAAGACTGGGTTTATATCACCAAGCCACCAACAGAGCCCAAAGAGAACTCCTTTATCATCTATCATATGGAATAGATCAGATTCTTCTAGAGATAGGCAGAACCAGGAAGAGTTCCTAGAGGCACCATCACCAATGGAAATTGACCCTGCTGACCAGTATATGTATCCCAGGTGCTTCCAGGCGAATAGGAGATATGAGTTTTACCATTCACAGAGTGTTTACCAAAGTTTTGGTTTAAATGCTCCTGTAGATAATGCAATGAGTCCTGACCCACTTGAGAACTCAGAAAATATGCCATTCTACCATGAAGATAACCCATTTACGAGGTCTTTCTTTAGCAATACCTTTGGACGGAGCAGGGGACAGAGATTTGAACAAAATCCTTTCTGGGGCCAACAGGAAGAACACTCTGACTTTCATCAAAGCAGGAAACCATTTACTTCTTCTGACAGAGACTTTGAAATGATCTCCACTGAAGTAAACAGTGCACTAGCTGGTCATGGCCATAGTGTTCCTTCTCAACACTGGGGGTCATTTTCCTCCAGTTATAGAACAAATATTTCCGGAAACCAACAGATACCACATCCCTGGCAGTTTGATTCTCAGACATCCGCACTGGAGAGCATGGAGGTGTCACAAGGTAATGGGAACCAGTCTACTCATTTCAGCCCAGAAAATGTTTGTTCCATGACTGGTGCAAGCTATCACATGAAATCTGGTGGGTTAGAATGTTCTCCCATGGAAGTACATGTAAACAAAGAACCTTACTCATTTGGAGTTGCTCAAACTCTAGCATCCCCATTCAAAAGTACCTTCCCGCACATTCCTGATGACAGAGGGAATCCTCAGAGTCCTAACTTTTGGATTCCCACAGTCACTTTGCAGAAAATTAAGCCGGCCTCTCTTCCAAACAGAAACTATACAGAAGTCACTGTGACCAACAATGTCTCAGTTGATTCTCCACCTCTGACTGAAAGCCAAGCCAATATCTTGGTCACAGAAGTAAATAATGAGAAAGACTTGAAGGCATCTGTtttggaaaaagacaaaaaaataaacaagatagaCCAGACAAACATGACAGGTGAAACACCTCAACTTGTTTCACAGACCATAATTTCTAACCCTTTACCTGATGTTCAAAATTCCCTTTCCCAGGACTCAGACAAGAACaacagatttgtttttaatgcatCTACCACAATAAGTTCAAAAAGGTTGCCTGGAGTCATTTCCAGGAGAGATACCTCCAAAATTCATAAAGCCAATGAACTAAAAAAAGGTAAGAGTTATACTGGGAACAGAAAACTTGACTCAGTAACTTCCCTTCCTTTCATTCAGGAAAGCAGAACAACATCACTTTTTCTCAGCCCAAGTCAAGTTTGTCACCAGGAATTAACAGTAAGTAATGAGGATAGTTCAAGCATTATTAAAAAGAACCACGGGAGTTCTGAACATACTGATAATCAATACTCACAGTCTCCAGAAAAGACTGCTTATTTAGATACCAAGGGAGAACAAAGTATCACGACTTGTTCTACCAGCTGTAGCAAGTCAGATGCTGATCACAACCTGCCTCGTAATTCTTTAGATCTGTCTTCAGGGGCACTACCAGATTCCTCACCATCAAATGATTCTTGCCTTGATGCTCCGGTAATTCCTTCTACCACAGTGTTCTGGAAATGTCCTTCAAACAAAGACCCATCTctgggagaaagagaagacatTGATTACAAGAACCAAAATAGTCAATTTTCCCTAAGCCACTTAGAAAACCAAAAGAGTAATGATAATCGCACACCGGTACATAATGAAGAGGTTAATGTTGTCAAATGCCAGTCACACCCTCTTTTCAAGGgtggaaagggaaaaggaaaaataagagaacGCATATCCTACATCGAAAAATTAAGcaaaacagaaagtagatcagtgcCTACAAGTGACAACAGTAGTCTCGCTGAGGGAACTCAAAGCAATTCCAAGTCTCCTGAGCTTCATACAATTTATTGTACTTTACCAAGAAAATCGGCCGTTTTTCTCATCGATAACAAGGAGCCTGAAAGTACGATAACGCCTTCTTTGTTCAGGAACGAGCCAGTTGCATTACAAATCAAAAATGATGTGGAAGATCCAGTAGGAAAgaacaaatcaaaaaaattcaGTCCCAGTTCTTGTGAATCAGAGAGCGAATGTTCCAAAGTAGTTTCAGACTCAGTCTCAGTAGCACTTGAAGCCACAGAAGGGATGACAAATATGACGAACGTTGGATCTACTTCTGTTAGAAAAGGGCCACTTCCAGCCCTCATCAAGAGGGCTGTGTCATGTCCTTCAGAAGTGCTTTATGCCTCAACTGGAAGAGATGAAAGAGATAAATGCTTGGTTTCCAATACAGATGTTTCTCCTATAACACTGAGGCCTTGGGAGAGACTCATTAACCCTCTGGGAAGTGACTCTTCTGTTTGTGAGTGTTCTTTAAGCAAGAAACACCACCAGGAGGAATACTTACAAGAATATActgaaaagaatgataaaatttCTGCCTCCAAGACAGGCGTATTTTCCCATCCAAATGAACACCCTTTACCTTTTTCTTCAGATATGTCAGGACAAGAAAGTGGGAAAACTTTACATAAATTTAAGACTACGagtatgttttctgtttctggtgATGAAGATAATGTGAAATGTCTTGAGGTGGTTTCAATATATTATACCCTACCAAGGAAGCACAGCAAAAAATTCTGTGACCTTCTTCAAAAGTATACGCAAAACATCGATTCACTTACAGAATCAATTAAAGTGGGGACTAAAACATCTCCTAATGCTTTAGAAAAAGACCAACTAAATTGTCCTGTGCAAGACCAGTCAGGAACACCTTTGTCTAAAGATACCTCTGCTCAGGAGACCAGCCATCCTTCTCACATCACTGAAAATATGACTGTTTTACAATTACCAAGTGTTGAGTCCTCAGAATCTACATTACAGGAAATGGCTTCTATTGAAGCAGATGTTTCTCTTCATAAACGAGAATCTAAAACTGGAGAAATTTTCCCATACAACTTAGCTACAACACCTCCATCTAATTCacaaagcaggaaaaagaaagagaaaaaattgcaAAGTGAAACTGTGTTTACTTCACCaatgcttcaggaaaaaaaagttacaagaGAGAAATCTGAAAATTGTCCGCAATTCATTAAATCAGATGACAGTGGTTTTTCTAACCTCCCAGCCCATTCAGAAGAGAATGTTGAAAACTCCCACATCATAAGAAGTTCTGGGGAGCATACAGGTAGTGATACAGCCATTACAACTACTCGAAGTCTTCAAAAACATATCGCAGGCGTAGTTACAGAGGAGAGCTCCAGTGGATTGCAGCCTAGGGAAGTCAGAGGGGAAATTAGAACAGATTTCCCAAAAAACTCTGAGAAACCACTCTCTGACTCAGAAAGCCAAGTCTTTGCTCTTACTCCAGCCTTGAGTAAACTACAGCTTGATGAGGAGACTTGTTCAAGTGAACAAGATTTAGACAGTTCACAGTCTGAACCCAGGGAACTACCTGAAAGAAGACAGGAGGTAAATATGACAGAGAGCAAGGCTAAAGATGAAATGCAGAAGTTGGCATGGAATCAATGTTCACTTCCTGAAGGaagtaataaaagtaaaaaaggcTTGGCTGACttagaaaaagggaaaaacagatcTTCAGTTAAACACAGATTGGCAGCTATGTCCAAAGCCAGCAGAAAATTTCCAGCTAAAGATTTATACTCTAGAAGACATGTAGCTACTATCTTTCCCCAAAGTGGGAACAGTTCTGGCTTTAGCAGTTTGTCGCTTGGCACACCAGAGTGCAACCCACCGTCCCTTGAGCCTGCTTTAAAGTCCACAGAAACCACAGATGAAAGCAGGTTAAGTAATGATGGAATAAATGTGGAGAAATCCAAGAACCCTCTCCAGCTTACTGCAGTATCCAATAGAGAAGCTTCTACACTCTTAAGTAATCAGAAGTCCAACAACATTTCACAACTGCATCAAAACGAGtttaaaaatatctcagaatCACAACCAAAGTGTGAGAATTCTGAGGATGTAACAGTAGCTCAGATTTTGGAAAGAGAATCAGGAGCCCTGGCCCAACCCACATTGATCAGCCTCAGGGAAGCAGACGTCCCTGACCATCAGAGGAGGTCGAAACCCCCTTTTCAATTGGAGCCTGTAGAGAAATCTACGGTTTGCATCCCATCGACCAGTTGTCAGCAAGGACAAAGCAGTGCTTCATCTCTGGAGTGTGAACGTCAGCTACACCCCTATCGTTCAGAGAGCTTAAAAAGTGTTAATGTACATGGTGATATACTACGAATAAGTCATCCTCCAAAAGTCAGAGAGCGCCATTTCTCTGAAAGCACTTCTATGGATGATGTCCTGAGTCGACTGACCCTTGGGAATGAATTCTGTAACAACAGTGGGTACAGTCGAAGATTTAAATCTTTTTCTGAACTTCCCTCCtgtggtgaaaatgaaagttgggCTTTGAACAACAGCAGGACAAAAATGGGTCCTAGGTCTGCAACATCTATATCCAGGCCTATTGACTATGGGATTTTTGGGAAAGAACAACAGCTGGCTTTCTTGGAGAATGTAAAGAGGTCACTTACACAAGGGAGATTATGGAAACCAAGTTTTCTTAAGAACCCTGgcttcctgaaagatgatgtaaTTAACCCTGCTAACCCGACAGAGTCATCGACTTCGAATTCTCCTAGTAACCAGAGGCCCGAGGATGGCTTATCTCTAAGTGCACCACTTAATATCTATGAAGAGGATCCAGTAGACTCAGACTGTGACACAGACACGACCACGGATGACGAATACTACTTGGATGAAAATGACAAAGAATCAGAACTGTGAGCCTTTTTCAATGAAATGTATAGCCTTTTCACCAAAAGTTTATAATGTAAATAAAGTGTAAATATGTTTGTCTATGGAAAGGACAGATACTAAAAAAATCTAGTctgggcactgctgctgctgctgctaagtcacttcagtcgtgtccgactctgtgtgaccccatagacggcagcccaccaggctcccccgtccctgggattctccaggcaagaacactggagtgggttgccatttccttctccaatgcatgaaagtgaaaagtcaaagtgaagtcgctcagtcgtgtccgactcttcgcgaccccatggactccagcctaccaggctcctccgtccatgggattttccaggcaagagtactggagtggggtgccattgccttctccagtctggGGACTAGCTGCTGTGAAACAATCCAAattctctcccctcccacctcaccccccacTCTATGTATAGACTTCCTGAATCCTAGAG
This genomic window from Bubalus bubalis isolate 160015118507 breed Murrah chromosome 16, NDDB_SH_1, whole genome shotgun sequence contains:
- the EXPH5 gene encoding exophilin-5 isoform X1, with the translated sequence MTKVPQGFDCSFLNDEEARKILQVLERNEELQRAEKERISKLQKTKRDIRWLQGVTGEWFEEIQRKKFCNETDVSQMLKQPLTHRLRKGMAENDPVELQTSRSKNIFSQRNPTSIASRLSFRSSFASLFSFRKSRKETSKLQSLGQTGCDGHTPSVSVRGTTLQAKIYSSPLESQPTDSATVPRPASMREGSTVPPWDGSLLEDEFFQVLDDLDSKLAQEQSPSSVNTRAPLNIGSRTQFSRFYSSGSKYNNITGRHKNCYNETSNMSIYDVLRPGTPREGFKTFSPRTRTIYNMYRTREPRVLKEDYVQKNTFGSTSLCFDSRQRLASSATGYFKARSLCFPATTQNKTGFISPSHQQSPKRTPLSSIIWNRSDSSRDRQNQEEFLEAPSPMEIDPADQYMYPRCFQANRRYEFYHSQSVYQSFGLNAPVDNAMSPDPLENSENMPFYHEDNPFTRSFFSNTFGRSRGQRFEQNPFWGQQEEHSDFHQSRKPFTSSDRDFEMISTEVNSALAGHGHSVPSQHWGSFSSSYRTNISGNQQIPHPWQFDSQTSALESMEVSQGNGNQSTHFSPENVCSMTGASYHMKSGGLECSPMEVHVNKEPYSFGVAQTLASPFKSTFPHIPDDRGNPQSPNFWIPTVTLQKIKPASLPNRNYTEVTVTNNVSVDSPPLTESQANILVTEVNNEKDLKASVLEKDKKINKIDQTNMTGETPQLVSQTIISNPLPDVQNSLSQDSDKNNRFVFNASTTISSKRLPGVISRRDTSKIHKANELKKGKSYTGNRKLDSVTSLPFIQESRTTSLFLSPSQVCHQELTVSNEDSSSIIKKNHGSSEHTDNQYSQSPEKTAYLDTKGEQSITTCSTSCSKSDADHNLPRNSLDLSSGALPDSSPSNDSCLDAPVIPSTTVFWKCPSNKDPSLGEREDIDYKNQNSQFSLSHLENQKSNDNRTPVHNEEVNVVKCQSHPLFKGGKGKGKIRERISYIEKLSKTESRSVPTSDNSSLAEGTQSNSKSPELHTIYCTLPRKSAVFLIDNKEPESTITPSLFRNEPVALQIKNDVEDPVGKNKSKKFSPSSCESESECSKVVSDSVSVALEATEGMTNMTNVGSTSVRKGPLPALIKRAVSCPSEVLYASTGRDERDKCLVSNTDVSPITLRPWERLINPLGSDSSVCECSLSKKHHQEEYLQEYTEKNDKISASKTGVFSHPNEHPLPFSSDMSGQESGKTLHKFKTTSMFSVSGDEDNVKCLEVVSIYYTLPRKHSKKFCDLLQKYTQNIDSLTESIKVGTKTSPNALEKDQLNCPVQDQSGTPLSKDTSAQETSHPSHITENMTVLQLPSVESSESTLQEMASIEADVSLHKRESKTGEIFPYNLATTPPSNSQSRKKKEKKLQSETVFTSPMLQEKKVTREKSENCPQFIKSDDSGFSNLPAHSEENVENSHIIRSSGEHTGSDTAITTTRSLQKHIAGVVTEESSSGLQPREVRGEIRTDFPKNSEKPLSDSESQVFALTPALSKLQLDEETCSSEQDLDSSQSEPRELPERRQEVNMTESKAKDEMQKLAWNQCSLPEGSNKSKKGLADLEKGKNRSSVKHRLAAMSKASRKFPAKDLYSRRHVATIFPQSGNSSGFSSLSLGTPECNPPSLEPALKSTETTDESRLSNDGINVEKSKNPLQLTAVSNREASTLLSNQKSNNISQLHQNEFKNISESQPKCENSEDVTVAQILERESGALAQPTLISLREADVPDHQRRSKPPFQLEPVEKSTVCIPSTSCQQGQSSASSLECERQLHPYRSESLKSVNVHGDILRISHPPKVRERHFSESTSMDDVLSRLTLGNEFCNNSGYSRRFKSFSELPSCGENESWALNNSRTKMGPRSATSISRPIDYGIFGKEQQLAFLENVKRSLTQGRLWKPSFLKNPGFLKDDVINPANPTESSTSNSPSNQRPEDGLSLSAPLNIYEEDPVDSDCDTDTTTDDEYYLDENDKESEL
- the EXPH5 gene encoding exophilin-5 isoform X2; protein product: MTKVPQGFDCSFLNDEEARKILQVLERNEELQRAEKERISKLQKTKRDIRWLQGVTGEWFEEIQRKKFCNETDVSQMLKQPLTHRLRKGMAENDPVELQTSRSKNIFSQRNPTSIASRLSFRSSFASLFSFRKSRKETSKLQSLGQTGCDGHTPSVSVRGTTLAKIYSSPLESQPTDSATVPRPASMREGSTVPPWDGSLLEDEFFQVLDDLDSKLAQEQSPSSVNTRAPLNIGSRTQFSRFYSSGSKYNNITGRHKNCYNETSNMSIYDVLRPGTPREGFKTFSPRTRTIYNMYRTREPRVLKEDYVQKNTFGSTSLCFDSRQRLASSATGYFKARSLCFPATTQNKTGFISPSHQQSPKRTPLSSIIWNRSDSSRDRQNQEEFLEAPSPMEIDPADQYMYPRCFQANRRYEFYHSQSVYQSFGLNAPVDNAMSPDPLENSENMPFYHEDNPFTRSFFSNTFGRSRGQRFEQNPFWGQQEEHSDFHQSRKPFTSSDRDFEMISTEVNSALAGHGHSVPSQHWGSFSSSYRTNISGNQQIPHPWQFDSQTSALESMEVSQGNGNQSTHFSPENVCSMTGASYHMKSGGLECSPMEVHVNKEPYSFGVAQTLASPFKSTFPHIPDDRGNPQSPNFWIPTVTLQKIKPASLPNRNYTEVTVTNNVSVDSPPLTESQANILVTEVNNEKDLKASVLEKDKKINKIDQTNMTGETPQLVSQTIISNPLPDVQNSLSQDSDKNNRFVFNASTTISSKRLPGVISRRDTSKIHKANELKKGKSYTGNRKLDSVTSLPFIQESRTTSLFLSPSQVCHQELTVSNEDSSSIIKKNHGSSEHTDNQYSQSPEKTAYLDTKGEQSITTCSTSCSKSDADHNLPRNSLDLSSGALPDSSPSNDSCLDAPVIPSTTVFWKCPSNKDPSLGEREDIDYKNQNSQFSLSHLENQKSNDNRTPVHNEEVNVVKCQSHPLFKGGKGKGKIRERISYIEKLSKTESRSVPTSDNSSLAEGTQSNSKSPELHTIYCTLPRKSAVFLIDNKEPESTITPSLFRNEPVALQIKNDVEDPVGKNKSKKFSPSSCESESECSKVVSDSVSVALEATEGMTNMTNVGSTSVRKGPLPALIKRAVSCPSEVLYASTGRDERDKCLVSNTDVSPITLRPWERLINPLGSDSSVCECSLSKKHHQEEYLQEYTEKNDKISASKTGVFSHPNEHPLPFSSDMSGQESGKTLHKFKTTSMFSVSGDEDNVKCLEVVSIYYTLPRKHSKKFCDLLQKYTQNIDSLTESIKVGTKTSPNALEKDQLNCPVQDQSGTPLSKDTSAQETSHPSHITENMTVLQLPSVESSESTLQEMASIEADVSLHKRESKTGEIFPYNLATTPPSNSQSRKKKEKKLQSETVFTSPMLQEKKVTREKSENCPQFIKSDDSGFSNLPAHSEENVENSHIIRSSGEHTGSDTAITTTRSLQKHIAGVVTEESSSGLQPREVRGEIRTDFPKNSEKPLSDSESQVFALTPALSKLQLDEETCSSEQDLDSSQSEPRELPERRQEVNMTESKAKDEMQKLAWNQCSLPEGSNKSKKGLADLEKGKNRSSVKHRLAAMSKASRKFPAKDLYSRRHVATIFPQSGNSSGFSSLSLGTPECNPPSLEPALKSTETTDESRLSNDGINVEKSKNPLQLTAVSNREASTLLSNQKSNNISQLHQNEFKNISESQPKCENSEDVTVAQILERESGALAQPTLISLREADVPDHQRRSKPPFQLEPVEKSTVCIPSTSCQQGQSSASSLECERQLHPYRSESLKSVNVHGDILRISHPPKVRERHFSESTSMDDVLSRLTLGNEFCNNSGYSRRFKSFSELPSCGENESWALNNSRTKMGPRSATSISRPIDYGIFGKEQQLAFLENVKRSLTQGRLWKPSFLKNPGFLKDDVINPANPTESSTSNSPSNQRPEDGLSLSAPLNIYEEDPVDSDCDTDTTTDDEYYLDENDKESEL
- the EXPH5 gene encoding exophilin-5 isoform X3, with amino-acid sequence MREGSTVPPWDGSLLEDEFFQVLDDLDSKLAQEQSPSSVNTRAPLNIGSRTQFSRFYSSGSKYNNITGRHKNCYNETSNMSIYDVLRPGTPREGFKTFSPRTRTIYNMYRTREPRVLKEDYVQKNTFGSTSLCFDSRQRLASSATGYFKARSLCFPATTQNKTGFISPSHQQSPKRTPLSSIIWNRSDSSRDRQNQEEFLEAPSPMEIDPADQYMYPRCFQANRRYEFYHSQSVYQSFGLNAPVDNAMSPDPLENSENMPFYHEDNPFTRSFFSNTFGRSRGQRFEQNPFWGQQEEHSDFHQSRKPFTSSDRDFEMISTEVNSALAGHGHSVPSQHWGSFSSSYRTNISGNQQIPHPWQFDSQTSALESMEVSQGNGNQSTHFSPENVCSMTGASYHMKSGGLECSPMEVHVNKEPYSFGVAQTLASPFKSTFPHIPDDRGNPQSPNFWIPTVTLQKIKPASLPNRNYTEVTVTNNVSVDSPPLTESQANILVTEVNNEKDLKASVLEKDKKINKIDQTNMTGETPQLVSQTIISNPLPDVQNSLSQDSDKNNRFVFNASTTISSKRLPGVISRRDTSKIHKANELKKGKSYTGNRKLDSVTSLPFIQESRTTSLFLSPSQVCHQELTVSNEDSSSIIKKNHGSSEHTDNQYSQSPEKTAYLDTKGEQSITTCSTSCSKSDADHNLPRNSLDLSSGALPDSSPSNDSCLDAPVIPSTTVFWKCPSNKDPSLGEREDIDYKNQNSQFSLSHLENQKSNDNRTPVHNEEVNVVKCQSHPLFKGGKGKGKIRERISYIEKLSKTESRSVPTSDNSSLAEGTQSNSKSPELHTIYCTLPRKSAVFLIDNKEPESTITPSLFRNEPVALQIKNDVEDPVGKNKSKKFSPSSCESESECSKVVSDSVSVALEATEGMTNMTNVGSTSVRKGPLPALIKRAVSCPSEVLYASTGRDERDKCLVSNTDVSPITLRPWERLINPLGSDSSVCECSLSKKHHQEEYLQEYTEKNDKISASKTGVFSHPNEHPLPFSSDMSGQESGKTLHKFKTTSMFSVSGDEDNVKCLEVVSIYYTLPRKHSKKFCDLLQKYTQNIDSLTESIKVGTKTSPNALEKDQLNCPVQDQSGTPLSKDTSAQETSHPSHITENMTVLQLPSVESSESTLQEMASIEADVSLHKRESKTGEIFPYNLATTPPSNSQSRKKKEKKLQSETVFTSPMLQEKKVTREKSENCPQFIKSDDSGFSNLPAHSEENVENSHIIRSSGEHTGSDTAITTTRSLQKHIAGVVTEESSSGLQPREVRGEIRTDFPKNSEKPLSDSESQVFALTPALSKLQLDEETCSSEQDLDSSQSEPRELPERRQEVNMTESKAKDEMQKLAWNQCSLPEGSNKSKKGLADLEKGKNRSSVKHRLAAMSKASRKFPAKDLYSRRHVATIFPQSGNSSGFSSLSLGTPECNPPSLEPALKSTETTDESRLSNDGINVEKSKNPLQLTAVSNREASTLLSNQKSNNISQLHQNEFKNISESQPKCENSEDVTVAQILERESGALAQPTLISLREADVPDHQRRSKPPFQLEPVEKSTVCIPSTSCQQGQSSASSLECERQLHPYRSESLKSVNVHGDILRISHPPKVRERHFSESTSMDDVLSRLTLGNEFCNNSGYSRRFKSFSELPSCGENESWALNNSRTKMGPRSATSISRPIDYGIFGKEQQLAFLENVKRSLTQGRLWKPSFLKNPGFLKDDVINPANPTESSTSNSPSNQRPEDGLSLSAPLNIYEEDPVDSDCDTDTTTDDEYYLDENDKESEL